From a single Brassica napus cultivar Da-Ae chromosome C9, Da-Ae, whole genome shotgun sequence genomic region:
- the LOC125592581 gene encoding uncharacterized protein LOC125592581: MKGLIYGKVTGDSELLMVLKKCTAVLHNKPIKKLDDPGKFVLSIQIGRTVFACSLYDMGSSINLMPYSVAKRLGFSDFKSTRISLAFADRSVKSPVGILEDLHVRVGNTFVPTAFVVLKVEEEPREPLILGRPFLCTAGAIIDVRQGRIDLHLGDIAMKFEMKKLLKKPMLDTQT; this comes from the coding sequence ATGAAAGGGTTGATCTATGGCAAGGTAACTGGAGACAGTGAACTATTGATGGTTTTAAAAAAGTGCACTGCGGTACTTCATAACAAGCCAATTAAGAAATTGGATGATCCAGGCAAGTTTGTTCTCTCCATACAAATTGGGAGAACCGTATTCGCTTGTTCTCTATATGATATGGGTTCCAGCATCAATCTCATGCCTTACTCCGTGGCAAAACGACTGGGCTTCTCAGACTTCAAGTCGACAAGAATCTCCCTGGCGTTCGCCGATAGATCAGTCAAGTCACCGGTGGGTATTCTGGAAGACCTTCATGTCCGAGTGGGTAACACGTTTGTTCCGACAGCTTTTGTGGTTCTGAAGGTTGAAGAAGAACCGAGAGAGCCACTCATCCTAGGTCGTCCTTTCTTGTGCACAGCTGGTGCGATCATTGATGTTCGACAAGGAAGGATTGATCTTCACCTAGGAGACATTGCGATGaagtttgaaatgaaaaaatTGCTGAAGAAACCAATGCTAGATACGCAGACCTAA